One stretch of Schlesneria sp. DSM 10557 DNA includes these proteins:
- a CDS encoding restriction endonuclease subunit S: MWTKKAMPRAWDIVLSRRCNPGETALVAPGEEFAVGQNLVLLRSDGTTVHPPFLRWLTRSPDWWAQIQKYLNVGAVFESLKCADVPNFELVIPPKEDQEAIAELLGSLDDKIEQNRRTGAKLEELARAVFKAWFVDFEPVKAKAAGATTFPGMPPEIFAALPASFEDSELGPVPRGWETTRWGEIASLEYGKSLKGYQNGEGSVQVFGTNGPIGWHTAKLADGPGIVIGRKGAYRGVHFSPEPFWTIDTAFYLNPKKLFSWRWAYYELLRVDINSIDSGSAIPSTSREDFYSLPVCLAGQSMFHGFDDVLAPVFEMLVAMKAESDKLAALRDYLLPFLLSGRVRVIDQQT, encoded by the coding sequence ATGTGGACGAAGAAGGCGATGCCACGAGCTTGGGACATCGTGTTGTCACGCCGATGCAACCCGGGCGAAACCGCACTTGTGGCGCCTGGTGAGGAGTTTGCAGTGGGGCAGAACCTCGTTCTCCTCCGCTCTGATGGAACGACAGTGCATCCACCTTTTCTACGTTGGCTCACTCGATCACCCGATTGGTGGGCGCAAATCCAGAAGTACCTTAACGTTGGGGCGGTGTTTGAAAGCCTCAAGTGCGCAGACGTTCCAAACTTCGAACTTGTCATCCCGCCGAAAGAGGATCAAGAAGCTATTGCTGAACTGCTCGGTTCACTCGACGACAAGATCGAGCAGAATCGTCGGACGGGGGCGAAGTTGGAAGAGTTGGCGCGGGCGGTGTTCAAGGCGTGGTTCGTGGACTTCGAGCCAGTCAAGGCCAAAGCCGCCGGCGCGACCACCTTCCCCGGCATGCCCCCCGAAATCTTCGCCGCCCTCCCCGCCTCCTTCGAAGACTCCGAACTTGGACCGGTGCCGCGCGGGTGGGAAACTACGCGTTGGGGGGAAATCGCTTCGTTGGAATACGGAAAGAGCCTGAAGGGTTATCAGAATGGAGAAGGTAGCGTCCAAGTATTCGGTACCAACGGACCAATCGGTTGGCACACGGCGAAGCTTGCGGATGGGCCTGGTATCGTCATCGGAAGGAAAGGCGCATATCGGGGGGTTCACTTCTCACCAGAGCCTTTTTGGACAATCGACACAGCATTCTACCTGAATCCGAAGAAGCTCTTCAGTTGGAGATGGGCATATTACGAACTGCTGCGAGTCGATATCAATTCAATTGATTCAGGGTCAGCGATTCCGTCAACGAGTCGTGAAGACTTCTACTCGTTACCAGTGTGCTTAGCTGGACAATCGATGTTCCACGGATTCGATGACGTTCTCGCGCCAGTATTCGAGATGCTTGTTGCAATGAAAGCAGAATCCGACAAACTCGCCGCCTTGCGAGACTATCTTTTGCCATTTCTTTTGAGCGGTCGTGTGCGTGTGATAGATCAACAGACCTGA
- a CDS encoding N-6 DNA methylase encodes MTSENVSDLSYADTLWKAADALRGQVDAAEYKHVVLGLLFLKYISDSFQSRRDELEAELTRDGIKGKQLEKLLESRDEYIAERVFWVPPESRWHNLQNQATRPDIATLIDDAILAVERDNPNLKSKLPRDYARRGIDPVKMAGLINLIADIGFKGTRDKARDTLGRVYEYFLGKFAAAEGKLGGEFYTPRSIVRVLVEMLEPYAGRVYDPACGSGGMFVQSEKFAEAHGGNKTDVSIFGQESNPTTWRLAHMNLAIHGIEANLGPAPADTFLRPQHPDLKADFVLANPPFNVSDYSGALLRGDKRFVFGDPPVGNANYAWIQHFIHHLAYPNGKGGGVAGFVMANGSLSSNTGGEGEIRRKIIEADLVDCIVAMPAQLFFTTGIPVCLWFLTRDKTGKNIRKGTPNRPGGRKGETLFIDARKLGTLQTRVLRVLSGIEDSECVEGTSDPLPTSDIGRIVYAYRMWRGEPQPEWWKKKKHGEWSFTPTPGFCKSATIEEIAKHGHVLTPGRYVGAEDIEEDAEPFAEKFPRLVAEVEECLKEGERLAAIIREQLGRIEHV; translated from the coding sequence ATGACCAGTGAAAACGTCTCCGACCTCTCTTACGCGGACACCCTCTGGAAAGCGGCCGATGCACTGCGTGGCCAGGTAGATGCCGCTGAATACAAGCATGTTGTGCTGGGCCTGCTGTTCCTCAAGTATATTTCCGATAGCTTCCAGTCCCGGCGGGATGAACTGGAAGCGGAACTGACCAGGGACGGGATCAAGGGCAAACAACTGGAAAAACTGCTCGAGTCCCGAGACGAATACATCGCCGAGCGTGTCTTCTGGGTCCCGCCCGAGTCCCGCTGGCACAACCTGCAGAATCAGGCGACCCGCCCCGACATCGCGACGCTGATCGACGATGCCATTCTCGCCGTCGAACGCGATAACCCCAATCTCAAGTCCAAACTCCCGCGCGACTATGCCCGACGTGGGATTGATCCGGTGAAGATGGCCGGGTTGATCAATCTGATCGCTGACATCGGCTTTAAGGGGACTCGGGACAAGGCCCGCGACACGCTCGGCCGGGTTTATGAATATTTTCTGGGCAAATTCGCTGCTGCGGAAGGAAAACTCGGCGGCGAGTTTTACACGCCGCGTTCGATCGTCCGTGTGCTGGTCGAGATGCTTGAACCGTACGCCGGTCGCGTTTATGACCCTGCTTGCGGTTCGGGGGGGATGTTCGTTCAGTCCGAGAAGTTTGCCGAGGCCCACGGTGGCAACAAGACCGACGTTTCGATCTTCGGTCAGGAGTCTAACCCGACCACCTGGCGACTGGCTCACATGAACCTGGCCATCCACGGCATCGAAGCCAACCTCGGTCCCGCTCCTGCAGACACGTTTCTGCGACCGCAGCACCCCGATTTGAAGGCGGATTTCGTCCTCGCCAATCCGCCGTTCAACGTCTCGGACTACTCCGGCGCCCTCTTGCGTGGCGACAAACGATTTGTTTTTGGCGATCCCCCTGTCGGAAATGCGAACTACGCCTGGATTCAGCATTTTATTCACCACCTGGCTTACCCGAATGGCAAAGGGGGTGGCGTGGCCGGTTTTGTGATGGCGAACGGGTCGCTCTCCAGCAACACGGGGGGAGAAGGGGAGATCCGCCGCAAGATCATCGAGGCGGACCTTGTCGATTGCATCGTCGCCATGCCCGCGCAGCTCTTCTTCACGACGGGCATTCCCGTCTGCCTCTGGTTCCTCACCCGCGACAAGACGGGAAAAAACATTCGCAAAGGGACACCCAATCGTCCGGGCGGGCGGAAGGGGGAAACGCTGTTTATTGACGCAAGAAAGCTCGGCACGCTGCAGACCCGCGTCCTGCGCGTCCTCAGCGGGATCGAAGACTCCGAGTGCGTCGAAGGGACCAGCGACCCGCTCCCCACGAGCGACATCGGCCGGATTGTGTATGCCTATCGCATGTGGCGCGGCGAGCCTCAGCCGGAATGGTGGAAGAAGAAAAAGCACGGCGAGTGGTCCTTTACCCCCACACCCGGCTTCTGCAAGTCCGCCACGATCGAAGAAATCGCCAAACATGGCCACGTCCTCACCCCCGGCAGATACGTCGGTGCAGAAGACATCGAAGAAGACGCCGAACCTTTTGCCGAGAAATTCCCGCGACTAGTCGCGGAAGTGGAAGAATGTTTGAAGGAAGGGGAGCGACTTGCCGCGATCATCCGGGAACAGTTAGGGAGGATCGAACATGTTTGA
- a CDS encoding HlyD family efflux transporter periplasmic adaptor subunit — MSNDEQFSGNPPTNAGEFLRRLLGELGATVGALWFGSTGQLNLVAASGFEESGFFRGDTEKTLLQQILAEVLKQGRPLSVDTAGTFPAGPTGHATLFLVPLSIPPGYAGVILIAERPNLPQQQRMGWMQHISVRGRELSPLLTSSTETSPNVSQTAGGSETSLEVASAGPAAAAPVLAGSPMTASRTSASKRPLIDSQPVLDYVLSLQRSLDLNEVANVVVNDGRLLFAVDRVSLAMVRGRRTVITAVSGQESVHPRGNLIRAMRRLTQLVLASGEPFRYDGSIQNVPQQLEEPLADFIQESGTRFLMIAPLLEPERLVKPDEPPGNGKPKPIVRPAIGALIIEQMSSSTPSTQLKHTLDSVSDHIAAASYNARSHSTIFLLPLWRWAGRCMEWLRGRRLAIAVVLVGLLLVATSALILVPWEYRVEGKGRLMPVTQREVFAPWDGQVQELMVEGGEHVEKDQPLIILHNDDLSAELVKVRSELQEKQKLLHTLKAQADEAERQVKTEEKLRAKGKALETQVEIDGALEQEKILKERLKRLTILAPITGTVTTFQVQQLLENRPVRRGELLLQVMDDQGDWQLELEIAEHRVGRILKAQEASGPNLPIEYRMLTSPESSFEATLTSLGTRIVTDEEKGTVLEARASLDSNQLPSRAIGADVRARISCGQSSLGDVLFGDVIEFVQRYLWW; from the coding sequence ATGTCGAATGACGAGCAGTTTTCAGGCAACCCCCCAACAAATGCGGGTGAGTTCCTGCGTCGATTGCTCGGCGAGCTGGGTGCGACGGTGGGGGCGCTCTGGTTCGGGAGCACCGGACAGCTCAATCTCGTCGCCGCCAGCGGCTTTGAGGAAAGTGGCTTTTTCCGTGGCGATACCGAGAAAACACTGCTCCAGCAGATTCTGGCCGAAGTTCTGAAGCAGGGGCGTCCCCTGTCTGTTGATACGGCGGGGACATTTCCTGCGGGACCGACCGGACACGCGACGTTATTCCTCGTCCCCCTCTCGATTCCTCCCGGTTACGCGGGGGTCATTCTGATTGCGGAACGCCCTAATCTGCCGCAGCAACAGCGGATGGGGTGGATGCAGCATATTTCCGTGCGCGGTCGAGAGCTTAGCCCGCTGCTGACAAGTTCCACGGAGACGTCTCCGAACGTCAGTCAGACGGCGGGGGGCTCTGAAACGAGCCTGGAAGTAGCGAGTGCAGGGCCTGCTGCTGCCGCGCCCGTGCTGGCGGGATCACCGATGACGGCCAGCCGCACATCGGCGTCAAAACGACCGCTCATCGATTCCCAGCCTGTGCTGGATTATGTGTTATCGTTGCAGCGCAGTCTGGATCTGAATGAAGTGGCGAACGTGGTGGTGAACGATGGGCGACTGCTGTTCGCTGTTGATCGGGTCAGTCTGGCGATGGTACGAGGTCGACGCACTGTGATCACGGCGGTAAGCGGGCAGGAATCCGTCCATCCGCGAGGGAACCTGATCCGCGCCATGCGGCGATTGACGCAACTGGTGCTCGCCTCGGGCGAGCCGTTCCGTTACGACGGTTCGATCCAGAATGTTCCCCAGCAACTGGAAGAACCTCTGGCCGATTTCATCCAGGAATCGGGGACGCGGTTTCTGATGATCGCCCCGCTGCTGGAGCCCGAGCGGCTGGTCAAGCCCGACGAGCCCCCCGGCAACGGGAAGCCCAAGCCGATTGTGCGACCCGCCATCGGTGCGCTAATCATCGAGCAGATGTCGAGCAGCACACCGTCGACACAACTCAAGCACACGCTCGACTCGGTTTCCGACCACATCGCGGCAGCGAGCTATAACGCTCGTTCCCACAGCACGATCTTCCTGTTGCCGTTATGGCGCTGGGCGGGGCGCTGCATGGAATGGCTGCGAGGGCGTCGACTGGCGATCGCGGTGGTGCTCGTTGGGCTTCTGTTGGTGGCGACCTCAGCCCTGATCCTTGTCCCTTGGGAATACCGCGTTGAAGGGAAGGGGCGACTGATGCCGGTGACCCAGCGCGAAGTCTTCGCTCCGTGGGACGGGCAGGTCCAGGAACTGATGGTGGAAGGGGGCGAGCACGTCGAGAAAGACCAGCCGCTGATCATCCTGCACAACGATGATCTGAGTGCGGAACTGGTCAAGGTCCGTAGTGAGCTGCAGGAAAAGCAAAAGCTGCTGCATACCTTGAAAGCACAAGCCGACGAGGCTGAGCGGCAGGTCAAAACCGAAGAGAAGCTGCGGGCGAAGGGAAAAGCGCTGGAGACGCAAGTCGAAATCGATGGGGCTCTCGAACAGGAAAAAATCCTGAAGGAGCGTCTGAAACGCCTGACCATTCTGGCGCCGATCACCGGGACCGTCACCACGTTCCAGGTGCAGCAGTTACTCGAAAACCGGCCCGTGCGAAGGGGCGAACTGCTGCTGCAGGTGATGGACGACCAGGGAGACTGGCAACTCGAACTGGAAATCGCAGAACATCGTGTCGGTCGCATTCTGAAAGCCCAGGAGGCCTCCGGGCCGAACCTGCCGATCGAGTACCGGATGTTGACGAGTCCCGAATCCAGCTTTGAGGCGACGCTCACATCCCTCGGAACAAGAATCGTGACGGACGAAGAGAAAGGGACGGTACTCGAAGCACGAGCCTCACTCGATTCCAACCAGCTCCCCTCGCGAGCCATCGGCGCCGACGTCAGAGCCCGCATCAGTTGCGGACAGTCAAGTCTAGGCGACGTCCTGTTCGGCGACGTGATCGAGTTCGTGCAACGATACCTCTGGTGGTGA
- a CDS encoding AAA family ATPase — protein MTNSSSSVPTTDLSDNDVGAIDRLRQLYMRLKKELGRVIIGQNDVIERLAICMFARGHGLLMGVPGLAKTLLVSKLAETMSLDFSRIQFTPDLMPMDITGTDILQDNAEGRREFTFVRGPVFANIVLADEINRAPPKTQAAMLEAMQEQKVTVVGKTFKLDSPFFVLATQNPVEQEGTYPLPEAQLDRFMFLIELDYPSEEEEIQIARTTTGAALPELEHLMTAAEIIEHQQLVRRVPVPDHIYQYAARLVRKTRPRGTSAPAWLKPLVAWGAGPRAVQFLILGAKARAALHGSYMVRLEDIQEVAVPVLTHRVITTFAAQAEGLDAKQIVKRLISETIEEQSR, from the coding sequence ATGACAAATTCGTCCAGTTCGGTGCCCACAACGGATCTCAGCGACAACGATGTCGGCGCGATTGATCGGCTCCGTCAGCTCTACATGCGACTCAAGAAGGAGTTAGGGCGCGTCATCATCGGCCAGAATGACGTGATCGAGCGACTGGCGATCTGTATGTTCGCTCGCGGACACGGACTGCTGATGGGCGTTCCCGGACTCGCCAAGACATTGCTGGTCAGCAAACTGGCCGAAACGATGTCTCTCGATTTCAGCCGCATTCAGTTCACACCCGACCTGATGCCGATGGATATCACGGGGACCGACATTCTGCAGGATAATGCGGAAGGACGGCGCGAATTTACCTTCGTACGGGGCCCCGTGTTCGCGAACATCGTGCTGGCGGATGAAATCAACCGCGCTCCACCAAAGACACAAGCCGCCATGCTCGAGGCGATGCAGGAACAGAAGGTGACCGTGGTCGGCAAGACGTTCAAACTCGATTCCCCCTTCTTCGTGCTCGCTACGCAGAACCCGGTGGAACAGGAAGGAACGTATCCCCTGCCCGAGGCCCAACTGGACCGCTTCATGTTTCTGATCGAACTGGATTACCCTTCGGAAGAAGAGGAAATTCAGATCGCCCGGACGACGACCGGTGCGGCACTGCCGGAACTTGAGCACCTGATGACGGCGGCGGAAATTATCGAGCATCAGCAACTGGTTCGACGTGTTCCTGTTCCAGACCACATCTACCAGTATGCCGCCCGACTGGTCCGCAAGACACGTCCACGAGGGACCTCGGCCCCGGCGTGGCTGAAGCCGCTGGTCGCCTGGGGAGCGGGACCGCGAGCCGTCCAGTTCCTGATCCTCGGTGCCAAGGCACGTGCCGCCCTGCACGGAAGCTATATGGTCCGGCTGGAAGACATTCAGGAAGTCGCGGTCCCCGTGCTGACGCACCGCGTCATTACGACCTTCGCCGCTCAGGCCGAGGGCCTCGATGCCAAACAGATTGTCAAACGCCTGATCAGCGAAACAATCGAAGAACAGTCAAGGTAA
- a CDS encoding DUF58 domain-containing protein — MLSDRQPRSFLDAQVLSRLSGIPLFARRPMQGNVSGRHASPHRGSSVEFAEYRKYVPGDDLRRLDWRAYGRSDRFYVKEFEADTNLRCCFVLDTSGSMNFGSTGVTKIEYARRIAGTLSYLASQQGDAVGLACVADGVTQNLPPKRNAAHLRLVLDQLEQAKPKGDTQLAAVLHELAETIRQRALIIILSDLFIEPALLQSCFQHLRFRHHDAAVFHLLDPLELNFQFRRPMRFLDMEGGPAIFAEPNDIADRYDKALQLYLKDLKQVVLESAIDYHRISIDEDYEQVLVRFLVSRAQVKGMR; from the coding sequence ATGCTTTCGGATCGACAGCCTCGAAGTTTTCTGGACGCCCAGGTGCTCTCGCGGCTGTCCGGGATTCCGTTGTTCGCACGTCGGCCCATGCAGGGGAATGTCTCGGGCCGTCACGCCAGCCCGCATCGCGGTTCCAGCGTTGAATTTGCGGAGTACCGGAAATATGTCCCGGGCGATGATCTCCGGCGACTCGACTGGCGTGCCTACGGACGTTCCGATCGGTTCTATGTCAAAGAGTTCGAGGCCGACACCAACCTGCGCTGTTGCTTCGTCCTCGACACCAGTGGTTCCATGAACTTTGGCTCGACCGGTGTCACGAAGATCGAGTATGCCCGGCGGATCGCGGGAACTCTGAGCTATCTTGCCAGCCAGCAGGGGGACGCCGTGGGACTGGCCTGTGTGGCGGATGGTGTCACCCAGAACCTGCCCCCCAAACGAAATGCCGCACACCTGCGACTGGTCCTCGATCAACTGGAGCAGGCAAAACCCAAAGGAGATACCCAGTTGGCGGCCGTCCTGCACGAACTGGCTGAAACGATCCGGCAGCGGGCACTGATCATCATTCTGTCAGATCTGTTTATCGAACCTGCATTGCTTCAAAGCTGTTTCCAGCACCTGCGGTTTCGACACCATGATGCTGCGGTGTTTCATCTGCTCGACCCGCTCGAGCTCAACTTTCAATTCCGTCGGCCCATGCGGTTTCTGGATATGGAAGGGGGCCCCGCCATCTTTGCGGAACCGAATGACATCGCTGACCGCTATGACAAGGCACTTCAGCTCTATCTGAAGGACCTCAAGCAGGTGGTCCTTGAATCCGCGATCGACTATCACAGGATCAGTATCGACGAAGACTACGAACAAGTCCTCGTCCGGTTTCTGGTCAGTCGCGCCCAAGTCAAGGGGATGAGATGA
- a CDS encoding BatA domain-containing protein has product MSFLQPWLLWGLPLIALPIVIHLINQRRFQTIQWAAMMFLLAAHRMARGYSRLRQWLIMLFRMLAVAGLIFAVSRPLASGWLGLAAGGKPDTTIVLLDRSPSMQQRGVGTGDSKLETGKQQLVQTLQTLGSTRWIYIDSTAHEAQEIESPEAILNLPSASPASAPADLPLMLQSAHDYIRDNRTGRTEIWICSDLRENDWTAESSRWSTLRDAFLEFPQGVRFHLLAYPQLPPTNTSIRVTEVKRQMTSDGAELLVSLKISREGADSEKLTVPVQFDIEGARSLLNVELTGTGTEIKDHRIPVEKKQERGWGRVSIPADANPSDDDFYFVFDNPPPRKTLIVAEDPQVERPLQLAASIPPEPSFVCEANVIGIEQLPLTEWDQVSLLLWQANLPKGAEAEIVQSFVDRGGQVVFMPPRNPGSDEFSGIRWNEWTISNDSIPIETWRGDEDLLSRTLNGAALPVGQLEIHQYCSLSGEQTPLATLKGGAPLLARVPTKRGGIYFWATTPAPRDSSLATDGVVLYAFVQRAVSAGAAVLNKARQLDAGDAAGETPSTWTTIVEGDQGLSTESLYHRGVYSAADRLIAVNRPESEEESRVLAESRLTELFRGLNFVRVDDQAGSLNSLIQEIWRVFLITMLISLIVEAALCLPKVPRKQDAARTVGATA; this is encoded by the coding sequence ATGAGTTTCCTGCAACCCTGGTTGCTGTGGGGGCTTCCACTGATCGCCCTGCCGATCGTGATTCACCTGATCAATCAGCGTCGTTTCCAGACCATTCAGTGGGCGGCCATGATGTTCCTGCTGGCCGCACATCGGATGGCACGCGGCTATTCGCGTCTGCGGCAATGGCTGATCATGCTGTTCCGCATGCTGGCCGTCGCTGGTCTGATCTTTGCCGTGTCTCGCCCCCTCGCCAGCGGATGGCTCGGGCTGGCAGCCGGAGGAAAGCCCGATACCACCATAGTACTGCTCGATCGGTCCCCCAGCATGCAGCAGCGGGGCGTCGGGACGGGCGATTCCAAGCTGGAAACGGGCAAGCAGCAACTGGTGCAGACGCTGCAGACACTCGGTTCAACACGCTGGATCTACATCGACAGCACCGCCCACGAAGCTCAGGAGATTGAATCTCCTGAGGCCATCCTGAACCTTCCCTCGGCCAGTCCGGCCAGCGCCCCGGCAGATCTGCCTCTGATGCTGCAGTCCGCGCACGACTACATTCGCGACAACCGCACGGGCCGCACCGAAATCTGGATCTGTTCCGATCTGCGCGAAAATGACTGGACGGCCGAAAGCAGCCGCTGGTCCACGCTGCGCGATGCGTTTCTGGAATTTCCACAGGGTGTGCGCTTTCATCTGCTGGCGTACCCTCAGTTGCCTCCCACTAACACATCGATCCGCGTGACCGAAGTGAAGCGACAGATGACCAGTGACGGTGCGGAACTGCTGGTATCGCTCAAAATTTCGCGTGAAGGAGCGGACTCGGAAAAACTGACCGTCCCCGTGCAATTCGATATCGAAGGGGCAAGGTCCCTGCTGAATGTCGAATTGACCGGGACGGGCACGGAGATCAAAGATCATCGGATCCCTGTGGAAAAGAAGCAGGAACGGGGCTGGGGCCGTGTCTCGATTCCTGCCGATGCGAACCCCTCTGACGACGACTTCTACTTCGTTTTCGACAATCCTCCCCCCCGTAAGACGCTCATCGTCGCCGAGGACCCGCAAGTGGAACGGCCGCTTCAGCTCGCGGCATCGATTCCTCCCGAGCCCTCGTTCGTCTGTGAAGCGAATGTGATCGGGATCGAACAGCTTCCGCTCACTGAATGGGATCAAGTATCTCTTCTTCTCTGGCAGGCGAATCTTCCCAAGGGTGCGGAGGCCGAAATAGTCCAGTCGTTTGTGGATCGGGGCGGGCAGGTCGTGTTCATGCCGCCGAGAAATCCCGGAAGTGACGAGTTTTCCGGGATTCGCTGGAACGAATGGACCATCTCAAACGACAGTATCCCGATCGAAACCTGGCGAGGAGACGAAGATCTGCTCAGCCGGACACTCAACGGAGCAGCCTTGCCCGTGGGTCAACTGGAAATCCACCAGTACTGCAGCCTGTCAGGAGAACAGACCCCGCTGGCCACGCTGAAAGGAGGTGCCCCTCTGCTGGCACGTGTTCCCACGAAACGAGGCGGTATCTATTTCTGGGCTACGACACCAGCTCCTCGTGATTCCTCTCTGGCGACCGACGGCGTCGTGCTGTACGCCTTCGTTCAACGAGCGGTCTCGGCCGGCGCGGCAGTCCTGAACAAAGCACGTCAACTGGATGCGGGAGACGCGGCCGGGGAAACCCCCTCGACCTGGACAACGATTGTCGAAGGGGATCAGGGGCTTTCGACCGAGTCCCTGTATCACCGTGGGGTCTACTCCGCGGCCGATCGACTGATCGCGGTCAACAGACCCGAGAGTGAGGAGGAATCCCGTGTTCTCGCAGAATCCCGCCTGACGGAACTTTTTCGTGGATTGAACTTTGTCCGTGTCGATGATCAAGCCGGCAGCCTGAATTCACTCATCCAGGAAATCTGGCGGGTATTCCTGATCACCATGCTGATTTCCCTGATCGTCGAAGCGGCTTTGTGTCTTCCCAAAGTCCCCCGGAAACAGGACGCAGCTCGCACAGTAGGGGCCACGGCATGA
- a CDS encoding prenyltransferase/squalene oxidase repeat-containing protein, translating to MIQPTRPCLVALIMTIVAGLSATPAQAQAPSIRIGEVVPRDVREIYEKGLQYLVANQTEAGDWKGGGEQGPGVTGLCLMVLLASGEDPNFGLYSNNVRRALRSIISGQDGSTGFYGGQGHSSMYNHGFAMLALAEAYGAVDDRNLWTGNEANRRTIGQSLELAVRAAVTSQKKNSFGGWRYSPDATDADTSVSGAVLVGLLAARNAGIEVPDEVIDKSLNYFTKMTSPSGQVGYSGGFGGFDESFARISIATLVYSVGRRKDLSQFKATLNYLVQRLDNVSQQNWPEYTRYYQAQALFQGDVEAWEKWNKLLVRHLKQIQAVDGSIQGQMGTTLGTSMSCLALALNYRFLPIYER from the coding sequence ATGATTCAACCCACTCGCCCCTGCCTCGTCGCACTGATCATGACCATCGTGGCAGGTCTTAGCGCCACGCCCGCACAGGCACAAGCCCCCTCGATCCGGATTGGCGAGGTCGTTCCACGTGATGTGAGGGAGATCTACGAGAAGGGCCTGCAATACTTAGTCGCCAACCAGACCGAAGCGGGTGACTGGAAGGGGGGCGGAGAACAGGGTCCCGGTGTCACCGGTCTGTGTTTGATGGTCCTGCTGGCCAGCGGCGAAGATCCGAACTTCGGGCTGTACAGCAACAACGTCCGTCGTGCTTTGCGAAGTATTATTTCGGGCCAGGATGGGTCGACCGGCTTCTATGGCGGACAAGGACATAGCAGTATGTATAACCACGGCTTCGCCATGCTGGCGCTCGCCGAAGCCTACGGCGCGGTCGATGATCGGAACCTGTGGACAGGGAACGAAGCCAACCGTCGTACCATCGGACAATCGCTGGAACTTGCCGTTCGGGCTGCCGTCACTTCCCAGAAGAAAAATTCGTTCGGTGGGTGGCGGTACTCGCCCGATGCCACCGATGCCGACACATCGGTCAGCGGAGCCGTCCTGGTGGGGTTGCTCGCAGCAAGAAACGCAGGAATCGAAGTACCGGACGAAGTGATCGACAAGTCACTCAACTACTTCACCAAAATGACATCCCCTTCCGGGCAAGTCGGATACTCGGGTGGCTTCGGGGGCTTCGACGAATCATTCGCCCGGATCTCGATCGCCACCCTGGTTTATTCGGTTGGTCGACGAAAAGACCTGTCGCAGTTCAAGGCCACCCTCAACTATCTGGTCCAGCGACTGGACAATGTCTCACAACAGAACTGGCCAGAATATACTCGCTACTATCAGGCTCAGGCCTTGTTCCAGGGCGATGTCGAAGCCTGGGAAAAATGGAACAAGCTACTCGTCAGACATCTCAAACAAATTCAGGCCGTCGACGGCAGTATCCAGGGGCAAATGGGCACAACGCTCGGCACTTCGATGTCCTGTCTGGCACTCGCTCTGAACTATCGCTTCTTGCCCATTTACGAACGATAA